DNA from Xanthomonas hyacinthi:
GGTGTAAGGCATGCGGCAGGCGGGCGAGTCGGCGGGCGCGCAGTATGCCGCATCCGCCGGGGCCAACGATCAGAGCGCCGGCGTCGCAACGCCCTGCTGCGGCCGCTGCAGCGGCCCGGCCGGCTTCAGCGTGGCCACGCCGTGGCCGCGTTCGGCCAGGTATTCCAGCCACTTGCTGAGGAAGGTGTTCATGCGCATGCGATGGCTGATCAGTTCCGCCGGCGGCGGATACAGCCCCATCACATCCTGCCAGCGGCGGCCGACGTAGCAATGCGTGGTCTCGGCCTGGCGCGCGTCGCGGTACAGACGCACGTAGGCCGACGGGTCCGGCTCGCCGGTGAGC
Protein-coding regions in this window:
- a CDS encoding DUF1249 domain-containing protein — encoded protein: MQHALTRSERIPRLSRFGWLMGLYAENFVHLNRLFVPSDLAVGSYLSSIGDGLDLRLDVIEHHRYTVELRITYDLCDPLTGEPDPSAYVRLYRDARQAETTHCYVGRRWQDVMGLYPPPAELISHRMRMNTFLSKWLEYLAERGHGVATLKPAGPLQRPQQGVATPAL